The DNA sequence TCTGTTGATTTGGTCGTTGATAGCTGATGCTGTGGACTACCAAGCATACCTTACAAAAGACCGTAATGACGGAACTATTTGCGCCACTATAACGTTCCTGGTATTCCTTGTTTCCAGTCTGTCCACATCGATGATTGCGCTATTGCTGGATGTTGTCGGTTATGATGTAGCGCTCGGAGCCGCACAAACGACAGAAGTCGCTTCGTCCATCAAGATGTTGGGTGGTATCTTACCGGTCATTGGAGCAGTTCTCATTTTTGTTTGCTTCCACTTTATCTACAACATGACGGATGCAGAAATGCAAAAGATTTCTCAAGAGGTTAATGGACTATAAAAAATAGAAAGGGTGATTTGATTTGGCAGTAAACACAACTCCCAAAATCGAGAAACAAATAACACAAATTAACGAAAATACTTGGAACATCAGCGACTATTTTTTGGATAACTATTATGTCGCAGTTGGAGACGAGTACGCTGCCCTGATTGATACCGGAGCCGGAATCGGCAACATCATAGACGATGTCCGTAAAATCACGGACAAACCGATCAAAGTGCTGTTAACGCACGGCCATTTGGATCATTTGGGAGGCATGTACGCTTTTGATGAGGCCTACATGCACGAAAGGGATGACCAACTGTATCAGGAGCATTATCCGAGCGTAGCCATGCGGAAATGGTATATCGAAACCCGCGTTCCCATTCGTTTCCCTGGTGAAGGGCATATCGAAGCGTTGGTTGAACAATTGCCGGAAGAAAAAGATTTGACCTTGTTCCCGTATATTCCTATCAAGGAAGGGGACACAATTGACCTCGGAAATCGTATCTTGGAAATTTATGAAACTCCGGGCCATTCTCCTGGGCATGTCTCTTATCTTGACCGCACCAACCGCCTGTTATTCAGTGGGGATACTATTAATGACAGCATCATTATTTTCAATAAAGAAGGCGGGAATCGCGAAGAACTAGAAATTTATTCCCACTCGATCAAAAAACTTTGGGATTTGAGCGATGCTTATGACACTCTTTTGGTAGGGCATGAAAATCCCGTAATGCACAAAGAGGTGGTCAAAGATTATTTGGAACTTACAGCCGGGATTCTTGAAGGTACTCTAACCGGCCAATACGAAGAAATCGGCTTCCGCAAAGGCGAAGTCGTTCGTCAAAATGGCATCGAACTCTGGTATAAATGCGATGCGTAACAAAACAGGAGATCAGACACGTCGTCTGGTCTCCTATTTATTTTTTCGAAATTGCCCGGGAGTTACACCGGCAAACTTACGAAACACTTTCCCGAAATAGCTCGCATCAGAAAAACCAACTTCATAGGCTACATCCGTTACTGAAAATTGGGAACTGCGTAAATAGATTTTCGCTAATGCTATCCGACGTTCGTTAATGATATCGGTGATGTTTCGCCCGGTTTCTGCCTTGAATTTTTTTTGGAGATAATCGGGATTAAGATGCAGGTGATCCGCCAAAATGTGCGTTGTCAAAACATTCTTGATATTTAGATCTATCAATGTCAACACTTTGGTCGAAAAATCGCTTGTTTGAATCCGCTTCAATGATTGAACATATTCGCAATACGTATCAATCATTGTGCAGGTTATTGCAAAAGCTTCATCCGGTTTTTTCATCTGATTAATAGTCTCGATGTGTACCAATGAAAGGGAATAGGCAAATACACTTGGAGCCAACAGATCCAACAAAGCGGAGTAGATTAACCCATGGAAGAACTGCGTACGGCCTATAGCGGCTGCCAACAAATCTTCCGGTGGGACATAATTTTGGTGATCATAGGCAATGTATTCATAGAAACGAGCCATCGCTTCTTTAGCTTCCTTCGGGTTATTATTGCTAATTGCTTCTTTGAACAACAAGATGTAATCCAATCGCTCGTATACAGTCTGTAAATGATTGTGATCATGAATTGTATTTTCGAGAAAGACTTGATATTTATGCGCCATATGCTGCCTCCTTATAGAATTATTCTATAGCTTGTAACCGATTTCGTAAAGGGTTGGAAGGGAAGCTTCAATTTTAGGACTTATTTCTGAGCTGGTAGACGGAAAGATCTTGCGCCTGGCCCGGGCTGCCCAGCTCCGATGAGCAGAGGGCTCATCGGAAGACAGTATTGTTCCGGGAAGTTCAACTCCAGGGAGCAGATGCTGGCCGGAGGTGGGTGCGGGAAGGAGGGTGTAGTTCGGCGAAGCCGCTGTTGTCAGAGGTGATGATCATTTTGGATGTCTGATTTCCAGAGAAGAAGTTATGTCCGGATTTCAGGGTGGATTCTGAGTACGGCCTTTCGATGGAAAAGGGCTTCATCGGACAAACACATGTATATTAATGACAGAGCTTCGGCGAAGCCTCACATTCAAAGAAATATTAATTTAGATTAACAAGAAAATCTGCCTAAATCCTTCGCGTAAGGTATTTAGACAGATTTTCTTTTTGTTTTCCGTGCTAGTGATTTTCTGCAACGTATCTCATATTAGCTATAAAAACAAGGGATTGAAGAAATTTGTTTTAACAAATTTTAAGCATAGTTTAATAGGATATGGTGTAGTAAAATTGAATTTAAGAATTATAGTATTTTAAATAATATTTAATATAGGTATTCCAAATGATGTTGGTGTTCAATGATTGAACATATTTGGGAGAAATTGGGAGTTTTTGGAATTTATGTATTAAAATTTTTTTGTACCATATAATACGGAGCTTTATTTAATTACGATGTTACTAGAAATGGGGGCGTGTTTGTGAAAAAGTATAGAGAATATATCAAAGAAATAGCGAGAGCTTCAAAATATGGGAAGCTAGTTTTCTTCGTTGGGGCGGGTCTTTCAACGCTTTCTGAATATCCACAATGGTGGGAATTGGTAGATAGATACTTCAATGAACTTTATGGTAAGAAAAAAGAGGGTGATTTTTCTACAGATGAATATTTAAAGATACCTCAAATCTTTTATGATGTAAAAGGTGAAGAAGCTTATGATAAGATACTGAACGATATTTTTAGTGTTGATAAAAATCCCAACCCGATACATTTTAAGATTCTCGCTATGAATCCTGTACATATTATCACTACAAACTACGATAATTTGATAGATAAGACATGCTTGCAGCGAGGCAAGTATTATAGTCATATTAGTGCAGAAGAAGATGTTGCTTTAGCCCCTTCATCAAGGTATCTACTAAAAGTACACGGTGATTTTAGTAGGGGGATTAAAGGTGAAAATGTTGTACTAAAAGAAAGCGATTATATGAATTACGACTTAAACTCGCCACTTATTAGTAACCTTATGAAAACAATTATGGCTACACACACTATTGTATTTATCGGTTATGGAGTAGGTGACTACAATATTAATCTTCTATTAAACTGGGTTAAGCAATTACAAAAGGAGGGATATAATAAACCGTTTTTTATTAGAACAGATCATGAGAAAATTGAAGAAAATGATGTTGTTTATTATGAAAATAAAGGCCTAAGAATAATTGACTCAGCAAGCATCAAAGAAACAGAAAAAGATGATTATATGGAACGCTATGACTCTGTTATGGATCTGTTAATTGAAACTAGGGATAATGATAATTTAACTTCTGATGATGATGTAATAGATTACATTTATCAGAAGTTGAGTCCTCTATTTGTGTTGAAAAATATAAGGAAAAACGACTTGAAGTATGTTTTTGAATTTGATTATCATTTTGAAGTTAATGGAATGGTGGTCAAACATAAGAATAAGGGATTCGGTTATTTGGAACATTTTTTTGAAATTAAAGAAAAAATGCCTAGAAAACTATCTTATGAAACAAAAAATAAGTTCGAGAAAATCACTAATTTTTTTGATGCCAATAAAATAATCTGCATGGCAGATAACTCGGATAATAGAATGATTGACACTTCCTTTACAATTGATAGTCCCGCCTATAATAATGACTATGAAGAAATGGAAAGGATTGTTCAAAATAATACATGTAACATGGAAGCGGATTATGAGAAGGCTTTTTATTTAGCCTGTCTTGGGATGTGGGAGGAATCTTATAATCTTTATTCAGAACTTTTGTCAGAAGCAACTGATGAATCAAATTGGTGGATACATTATCTTTCGCAAATTAATAGGTATAGATTGTATCAATCAATAATTCAATCAAAAGATTATTTTGGCGGAATAGGTCAGTTCACACATAGGGGGTTATATAAGCCTTTTACTGATGATTTTTTAAATAGACTTGAAAGTGAAATGAAAAATTTTGACGTTGATGAGATTTTTCAAAGCATGCCTTACAAGTTTCAAGAAAGATATAAGATACTTGAATTCTTAAGTGATAACCAGTTTCTTTATGAAGATACTGTAAAACTTTTTGAATTGACAAATAAGATTCATAATGAAATCCATAAAGGTATGTATTCTATGGGGAACTTAACTTCAGATATTGATGTTCAATTTAGGCTGAATGATAATATTCGGTTTCTTTATGAAAATAGTTTATGGTCAGTGAACTTTAAAGAAATAAAACAATATATTCGCAGCTCTATTATTCTTCAATTTGAAAAAGCAGAATATGATCAAACTCGAGATGAGGATGAGTTAGGTTTTTTTAAGGGGATAGTTAGATCAAACTTTCACATTGATTATTTTGACTTTGTGAGCATCACTAAATCATTCAATATAGACGATGTGAAGTATATTGAGCGAATTTGTAAAATAGAACGCTTTACTTATTCAGACCTGGATAAAATAGAAAACTATATCACTCGTATAGCAAATAATTTAATTAAGTATTTTTCAAATGAAAACAACAATATTGTGTTTTATCATATTTTTATCCCTGAAGCGAAAACAGCGTTCTATTTTGCAAAGTATATAAAACTGTCAGATAAAATTTTGATCAAACTTTTTAGGACGATATTATTTTATTATCCTGAATTTGATGCTGATATTAATACCAAATTTCTGTGGTTAAGCAGAATTACACAAAATAATGGTTTGCCTAAAAAAGCAATCCAAATAATTGAGGAATTTTTACTAGTGGAAGTTGAGAAACAAAGGGACAGCAAGTTTATTGAACAATCATCTTCGGGAGCACTGCCAATAAATTTTGCCAATCTGATTAAATATTACTATGAAGACTATACTTCAGAGGAACTATCGAATTATGCATTAACTCTTACCGACGAATCAAAATATCAGATCGATTATATATATAAACTCTCCTCAATTCTATCACGAGATGCTAACGAGCATCTTTCGAGCATGAGAACAATAACAAATTTAGATGAAATCATTGACAGTTGGAGAGTAGGGGCTCTAGAACATCTAACGGAATATGAAGATATCATTCTGAATTTCATAGAGGAACGTTTGAGTACTATTAGAAGCGACAAAGAAAAAGGTATACAAAAAATGTATGCAGACAATCATATTGTTACTTTTGCAATACAATATTTTATTGGAGAACTTAACAACTCTAAAATGAAAGATTTTGTCGGAATTGATGACGAATATGATCTGTTCGTTGATCCAGAGGACTTTGATTATAAAAAGTTTAAGGCGATTTGGTTGAAAAATTACAGTGAGGAACTATTAGAAAAAATATCAAAGGATAAAAATATGCGACCTCATTTAATAGAAATATTAAAAGAGCGTGTTAAAAATTCAAAAGATAAACGCTATCTAGATATATTACTAAAATACTTTATGTAATGACAGTTTAGTTAAGCGAGCAATATATGTGTTCTATATTCTATTTGTAACAAAGCCAATTTGGATATTTTCTATACTGAGGATACCGGAATTTTTGGAAAAGCTTCTATTCATAGAATCTAACAGGTTATTTGGCAATTATGCGTAATTTGGAGTAAGAAGCCAGCGTGGTTACCTCAAATTCATTTCATTTAAAAATATACCTAGTTTAGTGCGTACAA is a window from the Trichococcus shcherbakoviae genome containing:
- a CDS encoding MBL fold metallo-hydrolase, whose protein sequence is MAVNTTPKIEKQITQINENTWNISDYFLDNYYVAVGDEYAALIDTGAGIGNIIDDVRKITDKPIKVLLTHGHLDHLGGMYAFDEAYMHERDDQLYQEHYPSVAMRKWYIETRVPIRFPGEGHIEALVEQLPEEKDLTLFPYIPIKEGDTIDLGNRILEIYETPGHSPGHVSYLDRTNRLLFSGDTINDSIIIFNKEGGNREELEIYSHSIKKLWDLSDAYDTLLVGHENPVMHKEVVKDYLELTAGILEGTLTGQYEEIGFRKGEVVRQNGIELWYKCDA
- a CDS encoding helix-turn-helix transcriptional regulator, whose translation is MAHKYQVFLENTIHDHNHLQTVYERLDYILLFKEAISNNNPKEAKEAMARFYEYIAYDHQNYVPPEDLLAAAIGRTQFFHGLIYSALLDLLAPSVFAYSLSLVHIETINQMKKPDEAFAITCTMIDTYCEYVQSLKRIQTSDFSTKVLTLIDLNIKNVLTTHILADHLHLNPDYLQKKFKAETGRNITDIINERRIALAKIYLRSSQFSVTDVAYEVGFSDASYFGKVFRKFAGVTPGQFRKNK
- a CDS encoding SIR2 family protein → MKKYREYIKEIARASKYGKLVFFVGAGLSTLSEYPQWWELVDRYFNELYGKKKEGDFSTDEYLKIPQIFYDVKGEEAYDKILNDIFSVDKNPNPIHFKILAMNPVHIITTNYDNLIDKTCLQRGKYYSHISAEEDVALAPSSRYLLKVHGDFSRGIKGENVVLKESDYMNYDLNSPLISNLMKTIMATHTIVFIGYGVGDYNINLLLNWVKQLQKEGYNKPFFIRTDHEKIEENDVVYYENKGLRIIDSASIKETEKDDYMERYDSVMDLLIETRDNDNLTSDDDVIDYIYQKLSPLFVLKNIRKNDLKYVFEFDYHFEVNGMVVKHKNKGFGYLEHFFEIKEKMPRKLSYETKNKFEKITNFFDANKIICMADNSDNRMIDTSFTIDSPAYNNDYEEMERIVQNNTCNMEADYEKAFYLACLGMWEESYNLYSELLSEATDESNWWIHYLSQINRYRLYQSIIQSKDYFGGIGQFTHRGLYKPFTDDFLNRLESEMKNFDVDEIFQSMPYKFQERYKILEFLSDNQFLYEDTVKLFELTNKIHNEIHKGMYSMGNLTSDIDVQFRLNDNIRFLYENSLWSVNFKEIKQYIRSSIILQFEKAEYDQTRDEDELGFFKGIVRSNFHIDYFDFVSITKSFNIDDVKYIERICKIERFTYSDLDKIENYITRIANNLIKYFSNENNNIVFYHIFIPEAKTAFYFAKYIKLSDKILIKLFRTILFYYPEFDADINTKFLWLSRITQNNGLPKKAIQIIEEFLLVEVEKQRDSKFIEQSSSGALPINFANLIKYYYEDYTSEELSNYALTLTDESKYQIDYIYKLSSILSRDANEHLSSMRTITNLDEIIDSWRVGALEHLTEYEDIILNFIEERLSTIRSDKEKGIQKMYADNHIVTFAIQYFIGELNNSKMKDFVGIDDEYDLFVDPEDFDYKKFKAIWLKNYSEELLEKISKDKNMRPHLIEILKERVKNSKDKRYLDILLKYFM